DNA from Gramella sp. MAR_2010_147:
GGTAATATTGATTGTTGAATTTCTGAAGTTTCCCTTTTACTAATAATGAGAGACGCGGCCCCCAGAAGCGCGGTATTCTCCATATCAGAAGGTTTGATCACCAGCTGATCCAGTACTTTTTTAAACGGAAAATCACTGATGGTTCTTTTAAGCTGAGCTTCAAAGAATTTAAAAGATTTACTCACCGAGCCGCCAAGAAAGATCGCTTCAGGGGAAAGGATAAAAAGTATCGTTTTGATCGCATTTCCTAAATGGATTCCAAATTCTTCTAAAATCCTCAAGGCTTCCTCGTCGCCTTTTTCAGCTTTTAGATATAAATCTGTTCCTTTCACATCATATTCTCTTCTGAAGAATTTACCACTGCAGTAATCTTCAATAGTTTTATCCAGATAAGGTAGGCTTCCAAGTTCTCCTGCACTGGAAAAACTGCCGGAATAAAGCTGATTGTTAGCGATGATTCCCGTACCAAATCCAGTCCCCATGGTGATCCCTACCATATTAGTATATTTTTTACCTTCTCCCAGAGTTTTTTCCCCAAGAGCAAAAACGTTCGCATCGTTGGTAATTTTTACAGGGATTTTAAAATGTTTTTCCAGATGCTTTTTAAGGTGAACTTCTTTCCAGGAGGAAATATTTAAAAGATCATAGACAACGCCTTCTTTTTCGTCCACCAAACCAGGAACGCCAATCCCTATACCTTCAAAATCATGTTTACCTAAAGCTTCTATCTCTTTAATAATATTTAGAACGATATCTTCTTTGGATGAGCCTGAAAGTGTGGGAAACGTTTTTTCATGAATAACTTTTGATTCCTGAACAATCCCGAGTTGTATTTTGGTTCCACCTATATCAATACCAAGTATTTTCTTTTTCATTTACTGCATTTTGACAGAAATCATCAAGGCTTTTTTATTAAAAATAACAAATGAGCAACGACAAATTATGTATAAATTTATAATATAAACAAATTCTTTTATAAAATTTTTATAAAAGTTATTTAGAATAGCGGATTATTATACAATGTTAACAGAAAAGATTGTCAATCCAGAATTATTCTCTCAAGAGATACAAATAAACTATATTTGCAAACTTAAATCTGTTAATTATTTTTCTATTAATTAACCAGAAAAACTGAAGATGAAGAACATTCGAAATTTTTGCATCATTGCACATATAGATCACGGGAAAAGTACCCTGGCCGATCGTTTATTGGATTTTACGGGAGCTGTAACCGAAAGGGAAAAACAGGAACAACTCCTGGATAGCATGGACCTTGAACGCGAACGAGGGATCACGATCAAATCTCACGCAATCCAGATGGATTATGTTCATGAAGGCGAAGAATTCGTATTAAACCTTATCGATACTCCTGGTCACGTAGATTTCTCTTACGAAGTTTCGAGATCTATCGCGGCCTGCGAAGGAGCTTTATTAGTAGTAGATGCCGCTCAGAGTATACAGGCACAAACAATTTCGAATTTATATCTGGCTTTAGAAAATGACCTGGAAATTATTCCGGTTTTAAATAAAGTAGATCTTCCAAGTGCAAATCCTGAAGAAGTGACCGATGATATCGTAGATCTTTTAGGTTGCGATCCTTCTGAAGTGATTCCTGCCAGTGCAAAAACCGGACTTGGAATCAAGGAAATTCTGGATGCCATCATCAATCGTATTCCTGCACCCAGCGGGAAAGTGGATGCGCCTTTAAGAGCCTTGATATTTGACTCGGTTTATAACCCTTTCAGAGGTGTGGAAACTTATTTCAGGGTGATCAATGGTTCAATCAGGAAAGGAGAAAAAATTAAATTTGTTGCTACAGATAAGACCTATGATGCAGATGAGGTAGGAACGCTTCGTTTAAAACAATTTCCTCGAAAAGAGATAAAAACCGGAGATGTAGGTTACCTAATCACTGGAATTAAGGACGCTCGTGAGGTAAAGGTAGGAGATACTATTACCAGCGCTGCGAATCCTACAACAGAAGCTGTAGCTGGTTTTGAAGATGTAAAACCAATGGTATTCGCCGGAATCTATCCGGTAGATACTGAAGATTATGAGGAGCTTAGAGCTTCTATGGAAAAATTGCAGCTAAATGATGCTTCGCTGGTGTTTACACCTGAAAGTTCTGCTGCTCTTGGATTTGGTTTCAGATGTGGATTCCTTGGGATGCTCCATCTTGAAATTATTCAGGAAAGACTCGAACGTGAATTTGACATGACCGTGATCACCACGGTTCCTAACGTGTCTTATCACGCTTATACGAACAAAAATCCCGATGATGTGATTTTGGTAAATAATCCATCAGATCTTCCCGAACCTTCAAGTTTAAATAGGGTAGAAGAGCCTTTTATTAAGGCTACGATCATTACCAAAGCAGATTATGTAGGGAATGTGATGTCACTTTGTATTGAAAAAAGGGGAGAGATCACTAATCAGACCTATTTGACTACCGAGCGAGTTGAACTAACTTTTGATATGCCATTAGCAGAGATCGTTTTTGATTTTTACGATCGCTTAAAGACCGTTTCAAGAGGTTATGCATCTTTTGATTATGCTCCAATTGGATTAAGGCAGTCTAAACTGGTAAAAGTAGATATGCTCCTAAATGCGAATATAGTGGATGCACTCTCAGCATTATTACATGTGGACAATGCCTACGATATAGGAAAGAAAATGTGTGAGAAGCTAAAAGAATTGATCCCGAGACAACAATTTGATATTCCAATTCAGGCAGCCATCGGCGCAAAGATCATTGCCAGGGAGACTGTAAAAGCTCTTCGTAAGGATGTTACCGCAAAATGTTACGGTGGTGATATTTCCCGTAAAAGGAAACTTCTTGAAAAGCAGAAAAAAGGTAAAAAACGTATGCGCCAGGTAGGTAATGTGGAAATTCCTCAGGAAGCGTTTATGGCAGTACTTAAGTTGAACGACTAGTATTAGTTCGGAGCTTTCAGTTCAGAGTTCGGTGTTGTTATCCGTCTTTCAATAAATATTGTTTTAACCCGGAGATATCATCTTTGATATTTCAGTCAAGCTTGTACGCATTGTTATTTGGTGATGCGAACTTATATATTTCTGTCTTTCAGCTATAGTAGTACATACTATATATTCTTTCAGAGAACTGGAAGCTATTCCCAGATATCTGGCAAATTCTCTTTTGGAACCACCAGAGCCTTCAGCAATATTCAATGATATTGAAACTGCCGCTCTCCTAAATTGGGAAATTAAACCATAGGTTTCTTCCTTTGGAAAATCCTTTGTGATGTTATAAATATAATCTGTAAACACTATTGATTTTTGATATACCTCTAATTCTTCAAATTTGAATTTCATAAGTCTGAAGATAATATTATTCTAATTCAACTCAATTACCACTAGCGTTTAATCATTTTTAGGAAGTTTTTATTTTTGTAAATTAAAAGGATTAAACCTCAGAAATAAAAACCACGAACTACGAACTAGAAAACTACAGACAAGAAATGGCCGGACATAGTAAATGGGCGAATATAAAGCATAGGAAAGGAGCACAGGATAAGAAACGGGCGAAACAATTTACCAGGGCGATCAAAGAGATCACGGTAGCTGTAAAAGAGGGTGGAGGTCCAGATCCGGAAACAAATCCCTCACTGAGAAATGCTGTTCAAAATGCCAAGGGTGTGAATATGCCCAAAGATACTATTGAAAGAGCTATAAAGAAGGCGAGTGGTGCAGATGCCGATAATTATGAAACGGTCACTTTTGAAGGCTATGGTCCAAACGGAATTGCAATTTTCGTAGAATGTACTACAGATAATACCAATAGAACAGTGGCTTCGGTAAGATCTATATTTTCAAAGAATGCTGGTAGTCTTGGAACCAATGGTTCTCTCGAATTTCTTTTCGATAAAAAAGGTGTGTTTACCCTCGAAAAAGAAAGTATTGAAAAAGATCTCGACGAGTTAGAGCTGGAGTTAATTGAAGGTGGTGCCAGTAAATTTGAGAAAGAAGATGAATTCTTGACTGTTTATACTGAATTTACAGACTTTGGACTGATGTCCTCAAAGTTGGAGGAGCTTGAACTGGAGCCAAAAAATTCTGAAGTACAGCGAATTCCGATAAATACCGTTGAATTACCTGTAGATGATGCTATTAAAATCCTGAATCTGGTAGAAAAGTTCGAAGATGATGATGACGTTCAGAATGTTTATCATAATCTTGAAATCACCGATGACTTAATTGAGGAAATGGAAAAGCAGGAGGATTAATCCTGCTTGATATTTTCTTTTATATTTTCTTTTTCTTCGCTATCTCCCTGCTCAATTTGCTTTCCTAAGTAAACCAGCATAAAACCTTCCTCAATCTCAACGTCCATACTATTAGAAGGGATAATACTCAATTCTCCTTCGTTATTCTTGACAAATAGCGGAATAATGTCAGAATCTGTCTTACTAATCTCTATCAAGCCTTCATAATGTTCTTTGGAGTTGAGATCCATCTCATGAATAGAAGGATATTTACGGGCAAGATTCGTAAGTTTTATATAATCATCTGTTTGAGAAAATAAACCTTCTTTTGGATTATTCTCAGGATCATCCATTTCATCGGAAGAAACGACTCTAAAAGAACCATTTTCTCCAAAATGTTTTCTGAATTTTTCAATAGCATTGGTATTCACTTCAGAATTCCCTGTTAGAGCCATTAAATAGCCCACATCACTTAATTCTATATTGTTGATAAGATCATCTGAATATACATTTTCCTGAATCGCATCCAGGCCAAGTTCTCTTGCTTTTTTGATATTTGAACCATTACTGTCTATAAGTACCACATGTCTCTTATTCTTTTTCAGGTAAGCTCCAATTAATCTGGAAATAGTTGAAGCACCAATGATCAATATTCCCTGAGAATTTTTCAGAAAAACACCTACCAGTTGCGCAAATAGTCTTGCGGTGGTTGCATTCAATAATACAGTACCAAGCACGATCATAAATACCAGTGGAGTGATATATTCAGCCCCGGGAACTCCCTGGTTTGCGAGTTCAATACCAAAAAGTGAAGCGATACCGGCAGCTACAATACCACGAGGACCTACCCAGCTTATAAATAATTTTTCATTGGTCTTTAAAGAAGAGCCAATACTACTCACAAATACACCCAGGGGTCTCACTACTAGTACAACGGTGGCAAATAGTATGAGTGCTTTAATATCATAAACCAGCATAAGGTCTTCCATATTAATATTAGCCGCAAGGAGTATAAAGAGGATAGAGATTAAAAGAACGCTAAGAGATTCTTTGAAATAAAGCAATTCTTTCAGGTTTGGTAAATTGATATTTCCCATCACCATACCCATGACCACCACGGCTAATAGTCCGCTTTCATGAGCAAACATATCGGCCAGTACAAAAACACCAAGCACGGTGGCGAGTGTAAGTACATTTAAAAGATAGTGAGGAATTACATTCTTCTTAATGGCGAAGGCTAGTGCATGTGCAAAAGTAAATCCGAAAGTAAAACCAAAAAGTACAATCTTACCAAACTCTAATAATGCGGTTTCGGTAAACTCGGTTCCGGTACCTGCACTAATAAATTCAAACATTAATACGGCTACTAAAGCACCAATGGGATCAATAAGAATCCCTTCCCATTTTAAGATCGCTGAAACATCCTTTTTCAACGGAATATTCCGAAGAATAGGAGTAATTACTGTAGGTCCTGTTACTATAATTAGAGCCGCGAATAAAAAGCTAATCTGCCAGCTGAGATCAAAGATAAAGTGGGCGGCCACCCCTGCACCAAAAAAAGTAACAATTACGGCGATGGTAATTAGTTTTAATATTACAGGTCCAACATTAAGGATTTCTCCCTTTCTAAGAGTTAATCCTCCTTCAAAAAGAATGATACCTATGGCCAGCGAAACAAAATAGAAAAGCCCCTTTCCCGGAAACAGACCTGAGGTTCCATCCCAAATAGGTTCGATTAATTTAGAACCGTCTACGGTAAAGAAGGTAGAGAGAGGTCCAACTGAAAGTCCAATAAGTATAAGTGGTAGAATTGCAGGA
Protein-coding regions in this window:
- a CDS encoding ROK family protein; this encodes MKKKILGIDIGGTKIQLGIVQESKVIHEKTFPTLSGSSKEDIVLNIIKEIEALGKHDFEGIGIGVPGLVDEKEGVVYDLLNISSWKEVHLKKHLEKHFKIPVKITNDANVFALGEKTLGEGKKYTNMVGITMGTGFGTGIIANNQLYSGSFSSAGELGSLPYLDKTIEDYCSGKFFRREYDVKGTDLYLKAEKGDEEALRILEEFGIHLGNAIKTILFILSPEAIFLGGSVSKSFKFFEAQLKRTISDFPFKKVLDQLVIKPSDMENTALLGAASLIISKRETSEIQQSILP
- the lepA gene encoding translation elongation factor 4 yields the protein MKNIRNFCIIAHIDHGKSTLADRLLDFTGAVTEREKQEQLLDSMDLERERGITIKSHAIQMDYVHEGEEFVLNLIDTPGHVDFSYEVSRSIAACEGALLVVDAAQSIQAQTISNLYLALENDLEIIPVLNKVDLPSANPEEVTDDIVDLLGCDPSEVIPASAKTGLGIKEILDAIINRIPAPSGKVDAPLRALIFDSVYNPFRGVETYFRVINGSIRKGEKIKFVATDKTYDADEVGTLRLKQFPRKEIKTGDVGYLITGIKDAREVKVGDTITSAANPTTEAVAGFEDVKPMVFAGIYPVDTEDYEELRASMEKLQLNDASLVFTPESSAALGFGFRCGFLGMLHLEIIQERLEREFDMTVITTVPNVSYHAYTNKNPDDVILVNNPSDLPEPSSLNRVEEPFIKATIITKADYVGNVMSLCIEKRGEITNQTYLTTERVELTFDMPLAEIVFDFYDRLKTVSRGYASFDYAPIGLRQSKLVKVDMLLNANIVDALSALLHVDNAYDIGKKMCEKLKELIPRQQFDIPIQAAIGAKIIARETVKALRKDVTAKCYGGDISRKRKLLEKQKKGKKRMRQVGNVEIPQEAFMAVLKLND
- a CDS encoding four helix bundle protein: MKFKFEELEVYQKSIVFTDYIYNITKDFPKEETYGLISQFRRAAVSISLNIAEGSGGSKREFARYLGIASSSLKEYIVCTTIAERQKYISSHHQITMRTSLTEISKMISPG
- a CDS encoding YebC/PmpR family DNA-binding transcriptional regulator, whose protein sequence is MAGHSKWANIKHRKGAQDKKRAKQFTRAIKEITVAVKEGGGPDPETNPSLRNAVQNAKGVNMPKDTIERAIKKASGADADNYETVTFEGYGPNGIAIFVECTTDNTNRTVASVRSIFSKNAGSLGTNGSLEFLFDKKGVFTLEKESIEKDLDELELELIEGGASKFEKEDEFLTVYTEFTDFGLMSSKLEELELEPKNSEVQRIPINTVELPVDDAIKILNLVEKFEDDDDVQNVYHNLEITDDLIEEMEKQED
- a CDS encoding sodium:proton antiporter: MIELAGIVILGILAQWLAWRFKIPAILPLILIGLSVGPLSTFFTVDGSKLIEPIWDGTSGLFPGKGLFYFVSLAIGIILFEGGLTLRKGEILNVGPVILKLITIAVIVTFFGAGVAAHFIFDLSWQISFLFAALIIVTGPTVITPILRNIPLKKDVSAILKWEGILIDPIGALVAVLMFEFISAGTGTEFTETALLEFGKIVLFGFTFGFTFAHALAFAIKKNVIPHYLLNVLTLATVLGVFVLADMFAHESGLLAVVVMGMVMGNINLPNLKELLYFKESLSVLLISILFILLAANINMEDLMLVYDIKALILFATVVLVVRPLGVFVSSIGSSLKTNEKLFISWVGPRGIVAAGIASLFGIELANQGVPGAEYITPLVFMIVLGTVLLNATTARLFAQLVGVFLKNSQGILIIGASTISRLIGAYLKKNKRHVVLIDSNGSNIKKARELGLDAIQENVYSDDLINNIELSDVGYLMALTGNSEVNTNAIEKFRKHFGENGSFRVVSSDEMDDPENNPKEGLFSQTDDYIKLTNLARKYPSIHEMDLNSKEHYEGLIEISKTDSDIIPLFVKNNEGELSIIPSNSMDVEIEEGFMLVYLGKQIEQGDSEEKENIKENIKQD